One Glycine soja cultivar W05 chromosome 2, ASM419377v2, whole genome shotgun sequence genomic region harbors:
- the LOC114377655 gene encoding U-box domain-containing protein 70-like, whose translation MAETKEGSGSEMSLKDQGNEFFKSGKYLKAAALYTQAIKLDPSNPTLYSNRAAALLQLDKLNKALDDAEMTIKLKPQWEKGYFRKGSILEAMKRYDDALASFQIALQYNPQSQEVSKKIKKINQLVKDSKRAQEVENMRSNVDMAKHLDTFKTEMSGKYGSEECLKDLFSFLVETMETAVKSWHETSSVDAKVYFLLDKEKTDTDKYAPVVNIDKAFESPHTHGNCFAFLRQYAEESFSKAACLVTPKNIIAYPQVWKGQGSRKWKHAQSDGFFVQFESPSLRKLWFIPSSNEKGQTWCRDPEVLDIGAHEVLPRLFKEKQPRS comes from the exons ATGGCAGAGACGAAAGAAGGTTCAGGTTCGGAGATGTCTCTGAAGGATCAGGGCAACGAGTTTTTCAAGTCAGGAAAGTATCTCAAAGCTGCTGCACTCTACACTCAAGCCATCAAGCTAGACCCTTCTAACCCTACCCTCTATAG TAATCGTGCTGCAGCACTACTGCAATTGGATAAGCTTAATAAAGCTCTAGATGATGCAGAGATGACAATCAAATTAAAACCCCAATGGGAAAAG GGATATTTCAGGAAGGGAAGCATATTGGAGGCTATGAAACGATATGATGAT GCTTTAGCTTCCTTTCAGATAGCATTGCAGTATAACCCACAAAGTCAAGAAGTatcaaaaaagataaagaagatAAACCAACTGGTGAAAGATAGCAAGCGAGCTCAAGAAGTGGAGAATATGAGATCCAATGTTGACATGGCCAAACATTTAGATACATTCAAAACTGAAATG TCTGGGAAGTATGGGTCTGAGGAATGCTTGAAAGATTTGTTCTCATTCCTTGTTGAGACTATGGAGACTGCTGTAAAATCATGGCATGAAACTTCTTCAGTGGATGCTAAAGTTTACTTTCTTCTTGATAAGGAAAAGACAGACACCGATAAGTATGCCCCAGTTGTGAATATTGATAAG GCCTTTGAATCACCACATACACATGGCAACTGCTTTGCATTTCTTAGGCAGTATGCTGAGGAGTCTTTCTCCAAAGCAGCCTGCTTGGTGACTCCCAAAAACATCATTGCTTATCCGCAG GTCTGGAAGGGCCAAGGATCAAGAAAGTGGAAACATGCCCAGAGTGATGGTTTCTTTGTTCAATTTGAGTCACCTTCCCTGCGAAAGTTGTGGTTTATACCCAGTTCGAATGAAAAGGGACAGACCTGGTGCAG GGATCCAGAGGTTTTGGACATTGGTGCTCATGAAGTTCTTCCCCGGTTATTCAAAGAAAAGCAGCCCCGTTCTTAG